From a region of the Pontibacillus yanchengensis genome:
- a CDS encoding acyl-CoA dehydrogenase family protein: MNFFREDPNLSFILDQYLDEEFLEWAKKELDEYGELCANEIDERAVHTDRDGQPQLIKYDKMGNDISEVWVNEGYKQTVSETYNRGIVGYVHKDIPDLNRKGNYLYSYAQGYLLSQAEPGFYCPVTLTMATAYLLDHYGSEELKAAYLPHVLSTGEVELYEGATFLTERQGGSDVGANETTAVQDGDHYKLYGEKYFASNAGMCGVAMVLARTEDAPEGTKGLSLFLVPWRNEDDSLNGIQIRRLKDKLGVRAVPSAEVVFDGAEAYMVGEPQKGIHYMMEALNLSRVCNAVASIGIMQRAYLEARDYAYERSAFRNQLKDFPMIQDTLATLKAKQEVDTSSVFQLISLFDYVMNEPENTSEKDQALNRLLIALLKKETAEQAIHFSHESIEMHGGNGYIEDFVTPRLLRDAQVLTVWEGTANILGLEVLRLMKKYHIDKMFIDEIKGRIDQLPVSLSEEYGLIYGELDALKKQAARIAVMEDEEQTYYAKFIAEKMTKIFESVVALEDAVIGGERKLAIAKVFMQHTWKKDQPDWDQQSLAYYDMIVEQKTTSNV; encoded by the coding sequence ATGAATTTTTTTAGAGAAGATCCCAATTTGAGTTTTATACTTGATCAATATTTAGATGAAGAGTTTCTAGAGTGGGCTAAGAAAGAATTGGATGAATACGGTGAACTCTGTGCCAATGAGATTGATGAGCGAGCTGTTCATACTGATCGTGACGGGCAACCTCAATTAATCAAGTACGATAAGATGGGCAATGATATTTCAGAGGTTTGGGTGAATGAGGGCTACAAACAAACGGTATCTGAAACGTACAATCGCGGAATTGTTGGTTATGTGCATAAAGATATTCCTGATTTAAATCGAAAAGGTAACTATCTGTATTCCTATGCTCAAGGGTATCTTCTCTCTCAGGCAGAACCTGGCTTCTATTGTCCTGTAACACTAACGATGGCGACAGCATACTTACTAGATCACTATGGAAGTGAAGAATTAAAAGCGGCTTATTTGCCACATGTTCTTTCTACTGGAGAGGTAGAGTTATACGAAGGAGCTACTTTTCTAACAGAGCGCCAAGGCGGATCTGATGTAGGTGCGAATGAAACGACCGCTGTTCAGGATGGTGATCACTACAAGCTTTATGGTGAAAAATATTTTGCTAGTAATGCAGGCATGTGTGGTGTCGCGATGGTGTTGGCTCGTACAGAAGATGCTCCAGAAGGGACGAAAGGACTTAGTCTATTTCTAGTGCCTTGGCGGAATGAAGATGATAGCCTGAATGGCATTCAGATTCGTAGATTAAAAGATAAACTTGGCGTGCGTGCTGTCCCATCTGCTGAAGTGGTTTTTGACGGGGCAGAAGCGTATATGGTTGGGGAACCGCAAAAAGGGATTCATTATATGATGGAAGCGCTGAACTTATCGAGAGTATGTAATGCAGTTGCTTCTATCGGAATCATGCAACGTGCTTATCTAGAAGCTCGGGATTATGCTTATGAGCGTTCTGCATTTCGCAATCAGCTAAAAGATTTTCCAATGATTCAAGATACTTTAGCCACACTTAAAGCCAAGCAAGAAGTAGACACAAGCAGTGTATTTCAATTGATTTCTTTATTTGATTATGTCATGAATGAACCAGAGAACACATCTGAAAAAGATCAGGCCCTCAATCGGTTGTTAATTGCATTATTGAAAAAAGAAACAGCAGAGCAGGCGATTCACTTTTCTCATGAGTCCATCGAGATGCATGGAGGAAATGGTTATATAGAAGACTTTGTGACGCCTCGCTTGTTACGCGATGCTCAGGTGTTAACCGTGTGGGAAGGCACAGCGAATATATTGGGACTTGAAGTCTTACGTCTGATGAAGAAGTACCACATCGATAAAATGTTTATTGATGAAATAAAAGGTAGGATTGATCAACTACCAGTTTCCCTTTCAGAAGAATATGGCCTGATTTATGGCGAACTCGATGCATTAAAAAAACAAGCCGCCCGCATAGCTGTTATGGAGGACGAAGAACAAACCTACTATGCGAAATTCATAGCTGAAAAAATGACCAAAATATTCGAAAGTGTTGTGGCATTGGAAGATGCTGTGATTGGTGGCGAACGAAAACTTGCCATTGCCAAAGTATTCATGCAACACACATGGAAAAAAGACCAACCAGATTGGGATCAACAATCTCTTGCATATTACGATATGATCGTGGAGCAGAAAACAACAAGCAATGTGTAA
- a CDS encoding diguanylate cyclase domain-containing protein has protein sequence MKVVWISIGVVLGVLTLKTVQLIKNRRNDRVQQDDEYRIYPLLEHAKDIIYYVEIEPIPRYRYLSPSIDTALGEQVLEETFENPFAIFDRIHPEDYNTLERKINGQIDFNQPIIQRWKHNNGNYIWFEEHATPIYRNEKLVALQGVIRNISDKVELMERLEYQISHDRLTGIYNRDFFENYMKKYDQTDDSVAMVLCDLDNLKKINDTFGHKQGDELIQNTATLLSSLSQSDITVCRVGGDEFALLLTNTSEAEVKLLVNKLIDQLKHFNETTKFPIYLSLGYAYRSNSRAEMENMYMEADQWMYEHKNNKEELPLV, from the coding sequence GTGAAGGTAGTTTGGATAAGCATTGGAGTTGTGTTAGGAGTTTTAACGCTAAAAACTGTCCAGCTTATAAAAAATAGAAGAAATGATAGGGTTCAACAGGATGATGAGTATCGCATTTATCCTCTACTAGAACATGCGAAGGATATTATCTATTATGTTGAGATTGAACCAATCCCAAGGTATCGATACCTTAGTCCTTCGATAGACACTGCACTTGGAGAACAAGTACTTGAAGAAACATTCGAGAACCCTTTCGCCATATTCGATCGCATTCACCCAGAGGATTATAACACCCTAGAACGAAAAATTAATGGCCAGATTGATTTTAACCAGCCCATTATTCAACGCTGGAAGCATAATAATGGCAACTATATTTGGTTTGAAGAACACGCTACGCCAATTTATAGAAATGAAAAACTCGTTGCCCTGCAAGGGGTTATCCGGAATATTAGTGATAAAGTAGAGCTAATGGAACGATTAGAATACCAAATATCACACGACCGCCTCACAGGCATCTACAATCGTGATTTTTTTGAAAATTATATGAAGAAATACGATCAAACGGATGACTCCGTAGCAATGGTTTTATGTGATTTGGATAATCTTAAAAAAATCAATGATACATTTGGACACAAACAAGGGGATGAATTAATTCAAAATACAGCTACGCTTCTGTCCTCCCTATCCCAATCTGACATCACTGTCTGTAGAGTAGGGGGAGATGAATTTGCCTTGCTTCTCACGAATACATCAGAAGCTGAAGTTAAGCTATTAGTCAATAAGCTCATTGACCAACTGAAACACTTCAACGAAACAACCAAGTTCCCTATCTATTTGTCATTGGGATATGCCTATCGTTCCAATTCAAGAGCTGAGATGGAAAACATGTATATGGAAGCTGACCAATGGATGTATGAACATAAAAACAATAAAGAGGAACTTCCCCTTGTCTGA